The Magnetospirillum sp. genome includes a region encoding these proteins:
- a CDS encoding FAD-binding oxidoreductase, with protein MSVRWKETTLAGWGRYAATAARVARPERQSELDRVLADAGASLIARGAGKAYGDAAQNGGAAVANTLRLDRLLAFDAATGVLECEAGVTFRTLLDVFVPKGFVPPVSPGTAYATVGGALAADVHGKNHDRHGSFGDHVLWFDLLCADGQTRRVSPDSHSDLFAATIGGMGLTGVVRRLAFRLLPGTGHVRVETQRIADLDAFFAAFAAARATATFSVGWIDALARGAKLGRGVFETAEFAPAAPAAPAAKTLPIPLDLPPFALSRASVGAFNEVYWRRAPASKQMSQRPLDAFFYPLDRLSDWNRLYGKRGFFQFQSVVPDATAFDATRKMLEAVSAAGTASFLAVLKTLGGPGRGLLSFPLRGVTLALDVPNAPGATDLMATLERLALEAGGRIYLAKDALQAPATFRASYPNLPAFEDCLQRWDPQRRFASDLARRLGIGEAQR; from the coding sequence GCGCGGGGCCGGCAAAGCCTATGGCGACGCCGCCCAGAACGGCGGTGCGGCCGTTGCGAACACGCTGCGTTTGGACCGGCTGCTTGCCTTCGATGCCGCCACGGGCGTGCTCGAATGCGAGGCGGGGGTCACGTTCCGCACCTTGCTTGACGTTTTCGTACCCAAGGGCTTCGTGCCGCCGGTGTCGCCGGGCACGGCGTACGCGACTGTGGGCGGAGCCCTTGCTGCCGACGTGCACGGAAAAAACCACGACCGGCACGGTTCGTTCGGCGACCATGTTCTGTGGTTCGATCTTTTGTGTGCGGACGGCCAAACGCGCCGCGTGTCGCCCGACAGCCATTCCGACCTGTTCGCCGCCACGATCGGTGGCATGGGTTTGACCGGTGTTGTGCGGCGCTTGGCCTTTCGCCTGCTGCCGGGGACCGGCCATGTGCGCGTGGAGACGCAACGCATCGCCGATCTCGACGCGTTTTTTGCGGCGTTCGCAGCCGCACGCGCCACGGCCACGTTCAGCGTCGGCTGGATCGATGCGTTGGCGCGAGGCGCCAAGCTCGGACGCGGCGTGTTCGAGACGGCGGAGTTTGCACCGGCTGCACCTGCCGCACCGGCCGCCAAAACCCTGCCGATCCCGCTTGATTTGCCGCCTTTTGCGCTGTCGCGCGCAAGCGTGGGTGCGTTCAACGAAGTCTATTGGCGGCGCGCACCCGCATCCAAGCAAATGTCGCAGCGACCGCTCGATGCGTTTTTCTATCCGCTGGATCGTCTGTCGGATTGGAACCGGCTTTACGGTAAGCGCGGCTTCTTCCAGTTCCAATCGGTGGTGCCGGACGCAACTGCGTTTGACGCCACGCGCAAAATGCTCGAGGCCGTTTCGGCGGCAGGTACGGCTTCGTTCCTCGCCGTTCTCAAAACTTTGGGCGGGCCGGGGCGCGGCTTGCTGTCCTTCCCGCTGCGTGGTGTGACCTTGGCGCTCGATGTGCCCAACGCGCCGGGGGCGACCGACTTGATGGCCACGCTCGAGCGTCTCGCACTTGAGGCGGGCGGGCGCATCTATCTGGCCAAAGACGCATTGCAAGCGCCCGCCACGTTCCGCGCAAGCTATCCGAACCTTCCGGCATTTGAAGATTGCCTGCAGCGCTGGGATCCGCAGCGGCGTTTTGCGTCCGACCTCGCGCGACGTTTGGGCATTGGCGAGGCCCAGCGATGA